One part of the Bacillota bacterium genome encodes these proteins:
- a CDS encoding carbohydrate ABC transporter permease — MVVDRVAHHPTHAATLRPALARRRAAAWRHVLKAAFGYLLLGVLGFAFALPFLWMVSTAFKEPWQTFQIPPIWIPSSPTLSNFTQGWNAVPFNRYAINTVIITATASVGTVLSAALVAYGFARFRAPDREILFTILISTMMLPPQVTIVPTYMLFNYLGWVDTFKPLILPSYLGGGAFNIFLLRQFFRTIPTELDEAARIDGCSSWGILWRIIMPLSRPALATVGVFSIVYHWNDFFNPLIYLNSESRYTLSIGLKYFQNAYGATQINLLMAVSLIALVPILLFFFAAQKYFVQGITMTGLKG, encoded by the coding sequence ATGGTAGTGGATCGGGTTGCCCATCACCCGACCCATGCGGCGACACTGCGGCCAGCGCTGGCACGGCGGCGGGCGGCAGCGTGGCGGCATGTCCTCAAGGCCGCCTTCGGCTACCTCCTTCTGGGCGTGCTGGGGTTCGCGTTCGCGCTCCCCTTCCTCTGGATGGTATCGACGGCCTTCAAGGAACCATGGCAGACGTTCCAGATTCCGCCCATCTGGATCCCATCCTCACCGACCCTCAGCAACTTCACCCAGGGTTGGAACGCGGTCCCATTCAACCGATATGCGATCAACACGGTGATCATCACGGCCACCGCCTCCGTGGGTACCGTGCTTTCGGCCGCACTGGTGGCATACGGGTTCGCGCGGTTCCGGGCGCCCGACCGGGAGATCCTGTTCACCATCCTCATCAGCACCATGATGCTGCCCCCGCAGGTCACCATCGTGCCAACCTACATGCTGTTCAACTACCTGGGTTGGGTGGACACGTTCAAGCCGCTCATCCTCCCGTCGTACTTGGGCGGAGGCGCGTTCAACATCTTTCTGCTGCGCCAGTTCTTCCGCACCATCCCCACGGAGCTCGACGAGGCCGCCCGGATCGACGGGTGCAGTTCCTGGGGCATTCTGTGGCGGATCATCATGCCGCTGTCCAGGCCTGCGCTGGCCACCGTGGGCGTCTTTTCCATCGTCTACCACTGGAACGATTTCTTCAACCCGCTCATCTACCTGAACTCGGAATCCCGCTACACGCTCTCCATCGGGTTGAAGTACTTCCAGAACGCGTACGGCGCAACGCAGATCAACCTGCTGATGGCGGTTTCGCTCATCGCACTGGTCCCGATCCTGCTGTTCTTCTTCGCGGCCCAGAAGTACTTCGTTCAGGGTATCACCATGACAGGCCTGAAAGGCTGA
- a CDS encoding sugar ABC transporter permease — protein sequence MAKLALRAGKRAQVTRGQARSRLQQREAVEFHFYVLPWLVGFFGLTLGPLLYSLVLAFSNAQLFGAWEFVGLANFREMFRDDPLFWKALVNTAYYAFVSVPLGLVIAFLLAALLNMKFRGMALFRTIFYLPSVTSGVAVVLLWGWIFNPSFGLLNYALSRAGIQGPQWLGNPHWAMPAIIIMNLWNVGVPMIIFLAALQDVPQDLYESAELDGAGWWTKTLRITLPLVSPVVFFNLVLGLIGAFQVFMQAYVLTGGGPLDATYVYLLHLYNNAFRYGRMGYASARAWVLFVVILALTLIISWTSRRWVYYAGEGGR from the coding sequence ATGGCGAAACTGGCCTTGCGGGCAGGCAAGCGGGCACAGGTAACCCGCGGGCAGGCCAGGAGCCGGCTCCAGCAGCGGGAGGCCGTAGAATTCCACTTCTACGTCCTCCCGTGGCTGGTCGGCTTTTTCGGCCTGACGCTGGGGCCGCTGCTCTACTCGCTGGTGCTCGCCTTCAGCAACGCCCAGCTCTTCGGTGCGTGGGAGTTCGTCGGGCTGGCGAACTTCCGGGAGATGTTCCGGGACGATCCGTTGTTCTGGAAGGCACTGGTCAACACCGCATATTATGCGTTCGTGAGCGTTCCCCTGGGGCTGGTCATCGCGTTCTTGCTGGCGGCGCTGCTCAACATGAAGTTCCGGGGCATGGCGCTGTTCCGGACGATCTTCTATCTCCCGTCGGTCACCTCCGGTGTAGCCGTGGTGCTGCTGTGGGGATGGATCTTCAACCCGAGCTTCGGCCTGCTCAACTACGCCCTGTCCCGGGCCGGCATCCAGGGTCCGCAGTGGCTAGGCAACCCGCACTGGGCCATGCCGGCCATTATCATCATGAATCTCTGGAACGTCGGTGTGCCCATGATCATCTTCCTGGCGGCGCTGCAGGACGTCCCGCAGGACCTCTATGAAAGTGCTGAGCTGGACGGGGCAGGCTGGTGGACGAAGACCCTCCGCATCACACTGCCGCTGGTCTCGCCGGTGGTTTTCTTCAACCTGGTACTGGGGCTCATCGGAGCGTTCCAGGTCTTCATGCAGGCGTACGTCCTGACCGGAGGCGGGCCACTCGACGCCACGTACGTGTACCTGCTGCACCTCTACAACAACGCGTTTCGCTACGGGCGGATGGGATACGCATCGGCACGGGCGTGGGTGCTGTTCGTCGTCATCCTGGCGCTCACGCTGATCATTTCATGGACATCTCGGCGTTGGGTTTACTACGCCGGGGAAGGGGGCAGGTGA